Proteins encoded together in one Pontiella desulfatans window:
- a CDS encoding Ig-like domain-containing protein, producing MKKSQGMVSVCLLAMASVAGDCYVSTTGSDANAGTLAAPFATIQHAVGVLSAGDTCYIRGGTYGQTVDLSGVSGISNSPVSLVAYPGETVVLDGTVALTNSWTLDAGNVYKTTVANDVAQLFVDGEPMTLARYPNAPVFSDACWSKGSARIQWDAGSSNGTVVDEELSALGFSLSGCIAILNCGNHHTAARIVENHVAGSNTFNYAEAQRYKTTNEYFFEGGVNNAERVLLDSAGEWGYDESTGTLYLWADDGLDPTGRQIVGKGTNVYAVTGGADTHDVVIDGIGFFATTFHFASSDRITIRNCDFDYYVCSQRSLGSIQVPQTAYFEGTETDFCEDVTVFNCAFRYADGGGLWANYLEDALVENNLFYHIDHATVNLSDNEIGSTEEGHAQGTLSMKNTRDFVYRRNMIDTAGSAQGIILHLYDSTEGRPWTCEYNFHTGCGKMEGSDTSSIYCPHEHVTESVGRYNWFIGNRRDFRWDGNNTPVVLGVRANLYRNIAMATFIKGIAGAGDAYYLKGDYHEVYNNVGIGGIQAELSVGVALGGNAHTTTRNNAADMVTDDPMPGTNSFNYVGQKSASSMAELLRDTDNWDFRPRPDAVELVDQGTNILCLVNGEHLDVTAGWLGAAPDLGAYEHGASDYWIPGRQLPQASVPIPSDGNTKALYDCDLMWLGGLGSVSYTIHLGTASNSLAFMGSQTNNIFNPGGWTNDQTYYWRIDSVLADHSVVTGQVWSFTINDHRPRADSSRHEVIEDRSVAITLSGSDIDGDPLTYSISTSPAHGTLSGTEPDLTYTPDADYAGADYFAFTANDGTSDSRKGMVMITVTEANDAPRLSTGALSVGHAVQDRAYHGSVAGWATEVDGDPISYSKVIGPAWLQLAADGSLGGTPGAMDVGGNSWVVRVADSTGLATTGTLEILVVAEHLLTSLDFADLNVSLTNNTLMIGGSTSNLDVLGVAVGNDYLYSVTYTGADYDGDATNDTLTFDLRVKGWDGGTMDAATGSATIGTTASTISFVDSAFIVGDLRIDVGESLEFRMENPVVSLTSGEINRVAAFTGFTSARLEQTATTANSHIAILGSGTGLPTYYFATDQESGPLDVGTGPLYVSSDEGGGTRSTRWGVANVDFGIDVSVAVVPPVTPPTLSFTEFDAALSGNTLKVGGSSSNLSVSGTASGNDYLYSVAYNGADYDGDGTNDTLTFDVLVQGWAGSAAGTTFINSDTDKNAHCGAASIGTNDSAVTLNANGWAVGNSVMNIGETLEFTLLNLSVSTSRGGLHTASPSAFTGVSYKETGNGYGHQVVVGQGASGLFASRFNASTYDLGGLLAEGNPLTITSAELGGAASANPERWNVRNIDFGIHVSAVPPGSYSAWAFGFGLEGADAASNADVENDGYDNLAEYALGMDPTSSDAGSKVSVGTTVDGGTNWFEYIHGRRTDYLAQGLSYLLIDSSNLVESPAATNAQDQIRTGPVVEGYESVTNRYRTDDPTKFIQLRIRQE from the coding sequence ATGAAAAAATCACAAGGCATGGTTAGCGTTTGTTTGCTGGCGATGGCTTCCGTGGCCGGGGATTGCTACGTCTCCACGACGGGTAGCGATGCCAACGCCGGAACGCTGGCGGCCCCGTTTGCCACGATTCAACATGCGGTTGGTGTGCTGTCGGCGGGAGACACCTGCTATATCCGCGGGGGCACCTATGGCCAAACCGTCGATTTGTCGGGGGTTTCGGGAATCTCCAACAGCCCCGTTTCGCTCGTTGCCTATCCGGGAGAAACCGTGGTTCTGGACGGCACGGTTGCCCTCACCAACAGCTGGACGCTGGATGCGGGCAATGTCTACAAGACCACGGTTGCCAATGATGTTGCCCAGCTGTTTGTGGATGGCGAACCGATGACGCTGGCGCGCTATCCGAATGCCCCGGTTTTCTCGGATGCGTGCTGGTCAAAAGGGAGCGCGCGCATCCAGTGGGATGCCGGATCGTCCAATGGAACCGTGGTCGACGAAGAGCTATCGGCGCTCGGGTTTTCCTTAAGCGGTTGCATCGCGATACTCAATTGCGGCAATCATCACACGGCGGCCCGCATTGTGGAAAACCATGTTGCCGGCTCCAACACCTTTAATTATGCGGAGGCTCAACGATATAAGACGACCAACGAATATTTCTTCGAGGGCGGGGTGAACAACGCGGAGCGCGTCCTGCTGGACTCGGCCGGGGAGTGGGGCTATGACGAGTCCACCGGAACGCTGTATCTCTGGGCTGACGATGGGTTGGATCCCACAGGACGCCAGATTGTCGGCAAGGGCACCAATGTCTATGCCGTGACGGGCGGTGCCGATACGCACGATGTCGTGATTGACGGCATCGGTTTTTTTGCAACGACCTTCCATTTTGCCTCATCCGACCGCATCACGATCCGTAACTGCGACTTCGACTACTATGTCTGTTCGCAGCGCTCGCTGGGCAGCATCCAGGTGCCGCAGACCGCATATTTCGAAGGAACGGAAACGGATTTTTGCGAGGATGTCACGGTGTTCAACTGCGCCTTCCGCTATGCGGATGGAGGTGGGCTGTGGGCCAACTATCTGGAAGATGCGCTGGTTGAGAACAACCTCTTCTACCATATCGACCATGCCACCGTGAACCTCAGCGACAACGAAATCGGTTCGACCGAGGAAGGCCATGCCCAGGGAACCCTTTCGATGAAGAACACGAGGGATTTCGTTTACCGGCGCAACATGATCGATACCGCCGGAAGCGCCCAGGGCATCATCCTGCATCTTTACGATTCCACCGAAGGCCGGCCCTGGACCTGCGAATATAATTTCCATACCGGCTGCGGAAAAATGGAGGGCAGCGATACCTCGTCCATCTATTGCCCGCATGAGCACGTGACCGAGTCCGTCGGGCGCTACAACTGGTTCATCGGCAACCGGCGGGATTTCCGGTGGGACGGAAACAATACGCCCGTCGTTCTGGGGGTCCGGGCGAATCTGTACCGCAACATTGCCATGGCTACCTTCATCAAGGGCATTGCCGGAGCGGGGGATGCCTACTATCTCAAGGGCGATTACCATGAGGTCTACAACAACGTAGGGATTGGCGGCATCCAGGCCGAGTTGAGTGTTGGGGTCGCCCTGGGCGGGAACGCCCATACGACCACCCGCAACAACGCCGCCGACATGGTTACCGACGACCCGATGCCCGGAACCAATTCCTTCAACTATGTGGGGCAGAAAAGTGCGTCCAGCATGGCGGAGCTGCTGCGCGATACGGACAACTGGGACTTTCGTCCCCGGCCGGATGCCGTCGAGCTGGTGGATCAGGGAACGAATATCCTGTGTTTGGTGAACGGCGAGCACCTCGACGTTACGGCGGGCTGGCTCGGGGCCGCTCCCGACCTCGGGGCCTATGAGCATGGGGCTTCCGACTATTGGATCCCCGGTCGTCAACTGCCGCAGGCTTCCGTGCCGATTCCATCGGACGGCAATACGAAAGCCCTCTACGACTGCGATTTAATGTGGCTCGGTGGGCTGGGTTCCGTCTCCTACACCATCCATCTCGGCACGGCCTCCAACAGCCTGGCCTTCATGGGCAGCCAGACCAACAACATCTTCAATCCGGGCGGGTGGACGAACGACCAGACCTACTACTGGCGCATCGACAGTGTGCTGGCCGACCACTCGGTCGTTACCGGCCAGGTTTGGTCGTTCACCATCAACGATCATCGGCCCCGTGCCGACTCGAGCCGGCATGAGGTGATCGAAGACCGTTCTGTGGCGATCACGCTTTCGGGGTCGGATATTGATGGCGACCCGCTGACCTATTCCATTTCAACGTCGCCCGCGCACGGAACCCTGAGCGGAACCGAACCCGACCTGACCTATACGCCGGATGCGGACTATGCCGGGGCGGATTATTTTGCATTCACGGCCAACGACGGCACGTCGGACAGCCGCAAGGGCATGGTTATGATTACGGTGACGGAGGCCAACGATGCGCCAAGATTAAGCACCGGCGCATTGTCGGTTGGGCATGCGGTGCAGGATCGCGCCTACCACGGGTCGGTGGCCGGATGGGCGACGGAGGTGGATGGCGATCCCATCAGCTACAGCAAAGTGATTGGCCCCGCCTGGCTGCAACTTGCCGCCGACGGTTCGCTCGGCGGAACGCCGGGTGCAATGGATGTCGGCGGGAACAGCTGGGTTGTCCGGGTGGCGGATTCTACCGGACTGGCAACGACCGGAACCCTCGAAATCCTGGTGGTTGCGGAGCATCTGCTGACCTCGCTGGACTTTGCGGATCTCAATGTTTCGTTGACCAACAACACACTGATGATAGGGGGCAGCACAAGCAACCTGGACGTTTTGGGGGTTGCGGTCGGCAACGACTATCTCTACTCGGTCACCTACACCGGCGCGGATTATGACGGGGATGCCACCAACGACACCTTAACGTTCGATCTGCGGGTGAAGGGATGGGACGGCGGAACCATGGATGCGGCCACGGGCTCCGCAACCATCGGCACGACGGCCTCAACCATTTCCTTCGTCGATTCGGCCTTTATAGTGGGCGACTTAAGGATAGACGTTGGAGAAAGCCTGGAGTTTCGGATGGAAAATCCGGTCGTGTCTTTAACGAGTGGAGAAATAAACCGTGTTGCGGCCTTCACCGGTTTTACGTCCGCGCGTCTGGAGCAAACGGCGACGACTGCGAATTCCCATATCGCAATTTTGGGTTCGGGAACCGGTCTGCCGACATATTATTTTGCGACCGATCAGGAGTCGGGCCCGCTTGACGTCGGAACGGGCCCGCTCTATGTATCATCGGATGAAGGGGGCGGTACACGCTCAACACGGTGGGGGGTGGCCAATGTCGACTTCGGCATCGATGTCTCGGTGGCGGTGGTTCCGCCGGTCACACCGCCTACGCTGAGCTTCACGGAATTCGATGCCGCCTTGTCGGGAAATACGCTGAAGGTCGGGGGGAGCTCAAGCAATCTAAGTGTTTCGGGGACCGCCTCCGGCAACGACTATCTCTATTCGGTGGCCTACAACGGTGCGGATTATGATGGGGACGGCACCAACGACACGTTGACGTTCGACGTTCTGGTTCAAGGGTGGGCGGGCAGTGCCGCCGGCACCACCTTCATCAATTCGGATACCGACAAGAACGCCCATTGCGGCGCTGCATCCATAGGCACGAACGATTCCGCCGTGACCCTTAATGCAAATGGTTGGGCCGTTGGTAACAGCGTGATGAATATCGGGGAGACGTTGGAGTTCACACTTCTGAACCTGAGTGTTTCGACGAGTCGCGGTGGCTTGCATACGGCCTCGCCATCCGCGTTCACCGGCGTTTCCTATAAGGAGACGGGGAATGGGTATGGCCATCAGGTGGTGGTGGGGCAAGGCGCAAGCGGCCTGTTTGCGTCGCGCTTCAATGCCTCAACCTATGATTTGGGCGGCCTGCTGGCCGAGGGCAACCCGCTAACCATCACCTCGGCCGAGCTGGGCGGTGCGGCCAGCGCCAATCCCGAACGATGGAATGTGAGGAATATCGATTTCGGCATCCATGTTTCGGCAGTGCCCCCCGGTAGTTATTCCGCATGGGCGTTCGGTTTCGGTTTGGAAGGGGCGGATGCCGCATCCAACGCCGATGTGGAGAACGACGGCTACGACAACCTGGCGGAATATGCGTTGGGAATGGACCCCACCAGTTCGGATGCCGGTTCGAAGGTGTCGGTTGGAACCACGGTCGACGGAGGAACCAACTGGTTCGAATATATCCATGGCCGGCGTACGGATTATCTAGCGCAGGGGTTGTCCTACCTGCTGATCGATTCATCAAACCTGGTGGAGTCCCCCGCCGCCACCAACGCGCAGGATCAAATCCGCACCGGCCCGGTGGTCGAGGGCTATGAATCGGTCACCAACCGCTACCGGACCGACGACCCCACCAAATTTATCCAGCTCAGGATCCGGCAGGAGTAG
- a CDS encoding vWA domain-containing protein: MKKRFFAKHAKSSAALVSLGVHAVLIVIALTFVAVTVVQKEEKAFEAKPVNRPKMQLKKLQVPVNTKKKSVKKPKLRKRIVVKPKMSQTMPDIKMPEITGVKGGLGGGVGGGLGDGGGVGFSMPEIEIFGVKGKGEKIFLILDTGNHMLIDEMGGIPAYTLIKDEMLRIVEELPPTALFNIGVFFGGRVQTLFPSLMSASRGNAAKAKAWLGPLNASGDAVTSGKFGIETLGPGGVDNRGDYRIGKFAEPLKKGGSIYGDEWSGGRVWYDATMVAMQQQADTVFILSNAWGHQRVALQKVPPLQEWKKTTSAGKKWTELVAKGREKLAQENVKRKSAGQPPKVISGGEWGIIREYFPDTERPPEPDFYYYKPLDFAEAFAAMKDQYRPREALTASGLNKKKSSKMDFSLNVVQFIRVDAEADERSSGNFSQLTQLCKGQYQTVKGLEEIQSYVK; encoded by the coding sequence ATGAAAAAACGCTTTTTTGCAAAACACGCGAAGTCCAGCGCAGCACTGGTGAGTTTGGGGGTCCATGCGGTGCTGATTGTGATCGCCTTGACATTTGTCGCGGTGACGGTGGTTCAAAAGGAAGAGAAGGCCTTTGAAGCCAAACCGGTCAATCGGCCGAAAATGCAGCTAAAGAAACTTCAAGTCCCGGTTAATACTAAAAAGAAAAGCGTCAAAAAACCAAAGCTGCGCAAACGCATCGTGGTGAAGCCGAAGATGAGCCAGACGATGCCGGACATCAAAATGCCGGAAATCACAGGCGTAAAGGGCGGCCTGGGCGGCGGTGTGGGCGGCGGTCTTGGTGATGGGGGCGGCGTCGGTTTTTCCATGCCGGAGATTGAGATTTTCGGGGTGAAAGGCAAAGGCGAAAAGATTTTCCTGATTCTGGATACGGGCAATCACATGCTCATTGATGAAATGGGGGGTATTCCAGCGTATACGCTTATCAAGGATGAAATGCTCCGCATTGTTGAAGAGTTGCCTCCCACAGCCTTGTTTAATATTGGGGTCTTTTTCGGCGGACGGGTGCAGACGTTGTTTCCTTCATTAATGTCGGCCAGTCGTGGGAATGCGGCCAAGGCCAAAGCCTGGCTAGGTCCTTTGAATGCTTCAGGCGATGCGGTAACGTCCGGAAAATTCGGTATTGAAACGCTAGGGCCGGGCGGCGTCGATAATCGCGGCGATTACCGCATCGGAAAGTTTGCGGAACCCCTCAAGAAAGGCGGATCGATCTACGGGGACGAATGGAGTGGTGGCCGCGTCTGGTACGATGCGACCATGGTGGCCATGCAGCAGCAGGCCGATACGGTGTTCATCCTAAGCAACGCCTGGGGTCATCAGCGTGTGGCGCTCCAAAAAGTGCCCCCTCTGCAGGAGTGGAAGAAGACCACCTCCGCAGGAAAAAAGTGGACGGAATTAGTGGCCAAAGGGCGGGAGAAGTTGGCGCAGGAGAATGTGAAGCGAAAGTCCGCCGGACAGCCTCCGAAAGTGATCTCCGGTGGGGAATGGGGAATTATACGTGAATATTTCCCTGACACGGAACGTCCGCCCGAACCCGATTTTTACTATTACAAGCCGCTCGATTTTGCCGAAGCCTTCGCCGCGATGAAAGATCAGTATCGGCCCCGGGAAGCGCTGACGGCCAGTGGGCTGAATAAGAAGAAAAGCAGCAAGATGGATTTTTCGCTCAACGTGGTTCAGTTCATCCGGGTGGATGCCGAAGCCGACGAACGTTCATCGGGTAATTTCAGCCAGCTGACCCAGCTCTGCAAGGGGCAATATCAGACGGTCAAGGGGCTCGAGGAAATCCAGAGCTACGTCAAATAG